From the genome of Spinacia oleracea cultivar Varoflay chromosome 2, BTI_SOV_V1, whole genome shotgun sequence, one region includes:
- the LOC130467330 gene encoding NAC domain-containing protein 78-like: MQDNGKTPRKTLKNGYWKETGRVTTLTHKQYHVGDLKTFIYHIGVAPKGERTNWVMKEFNLTEYMIQEMCVVDNSYVLCKVYEKSGPGPKNGAEYGAPYDKSEWDNKFDNQNTHTCPSVYVNQVQGSDPSNSNCGQNINASETNATNFAGIDPTFNIEELLEGFTNQEQTTTADVQMEDAFTIEELV; the protein is encoded by the coding sequence ATGCAAGATAATGGTAAGACCCCTAGGAAGACTCTAAAAAACGGGTATTGGAAAGAAACGGGCAGGGTAACCACACTTACTCATAAGCAATATCATGTTGGTGATCTTAAAACGTTCATCTACCACATAGGGGTGGCACCAAAAGGAGAACGTACTAATTGGGTTATGAAAGAATTCAACTTAACCGAATACATGATACAAGAAATGTGTGTGGTAGATAACTCATACGTGCTTTGCAAAGTGTATGAAAAAAGTGGTCCGGGGCCAAAAAATGGAGCAGAATACGGGGCTCCATATGACAAGAGTGAATGGGACAACAAGTTTGATAACCAAAACACACACACCTGTCCTAGTGTGTATGTTAACCAAGTACAAGGAAGTGATCCTAGCAACTCGAATTGTGGTCAGAACATCAATGCTAGTGAAACCAATGCAACAAACTTTGCAGGCATCGACCCTACTTTCAACATCGAAGAACTGCTAGAGGGTTTCACAAACCAAGAACAAACCACTACGGCAGATGTGCAAATGGAGGATGCATTCACGATTGAAGAACTAGTCTAG